The sequence TTGTTTTCTTTGAGCGCGGGTAAGCCTTTCTTTAAAGCTGTTTGGAGGATTTGATAGGCTTCGTTAAGCTTTTTGAAATTCTCAATGCTCATAGGGCCATAGTATCCAGGCGTATACCCGTTCAAAGAACAAGTGATGGAAGTGGATCGATACCCTGGCTCGTTGTTGAAGATGGTGGTTGAATGGGTGCTTCTTGTGCCATTGGCATTACCCCCGCATTGCGTAGCATAGCCTAAGACATTCCAAAACCCCACCGCCGCATTAATCGCTAAAAGCACGGCTTGATAGGCGGGGGAATTTTTGGTATCGCCGATCAAGTTCTTCGCGCTCGCGCCCAGATTTTCACGCGCCGCGTTGATCGCGCTCGGATCAGCGGACAATTTGATGAGAGAGTTTAGGGTGCTGTATCTGGTTAAAAGCTTGCTCAAGTTTTCATAATTGTCTGAAAGCTGTTGAACGCCTTTGGTGTTTTTCACCACTTGAGCGGCTTCACCGATTTGATAGCCTGCGCTCATGTAAAAGCCGTCGTCTTCAGCGCTCAAAGTGGAAACTAAAAGCGAGCCTAAAGCGAATGAAAGGATGTGTTTTTTCATGTTTTCTCCTTTTTAGATTGAATTGAATATTAGGGATTTCATACATCCATTGGATATTTGGAATGTATTTGAAGCATTATAGCATAAAAGCGTTTTTTTTTTTTTTTGTCATTTTCTTAAAAATTTTGTCATTTTTTGATTTTAATGCTTTTTGTTTCGTTTGGTGGTGTTCGTTTGGTGTTGGTGCTGGAATTTTGTTAAAAAGCATTTTCTTAAAGGGATAGTTTAAAAAGATAGGGGGGGATTTTTTAAAAGGGAATGGTTGCGGAGAATGGATTTGAACCACTGACCTTTGGGTTATGAGCCCAACGAGCTACCGGACTGCTCTACTCCGCGCCAAAAAATACGCTAATAAAGGAAAAATGGCTGGGGTGCAAGGATTCGAACCTCGGAATGCCAGGACCAAAACCTGGTGCCTTACCACTTGGCGACACCCCAACAATAAAATAAAAGAAGCATTATACAAAAGCTTTTTAAAAAAGTCAAGCTAAAACGCTATAATTCCATCATGGAAAATGGATTTGACCCCCTCATTTACAAACGCTATTTGAAAAAGAAAGAAACCTTTTTGCTTTTTAAAAAAATCGCTCAAGTTTCTGCGTTTAAAAATTTAAAACTCCAGCTCAAGCGAAGAGAAGCGATCAAGCGCTATGTTTCTCAAGCTTTAGGGGATTTGAAAAAAGGGTTTAGATACGCTAAAATAGAGAATCAAATCCTAAAAATCTATTTCACGCACCCTAGCTATTTGAAAGCC is a genomic window of Helicobacter pylori oki112 containing:
- a CDS encoding helicase DnaB modulator, producing MIQKLFKKVKLKRYNSIMENGFDPLIYKRYLKKKETFLLFKKIAQVSAFKNLKLQLKRREAIKRYVSQALGDLKKGFRYAKIENQILKIYFTHPSYLKAFKMEEDHYTNHLKAHFKETQKTLKALDYPFDFKAIQAGVKKRAYEKPVEKKEKPPKSVNVNCEGLSDFTKKQFLKLKRACNDNTPRTPPQS